The Thiosulfativibrio zosterae genome has a window encoding:
- the mobA gene encoding molybdenum cofactor guanylyltransferase MobA has translation MKDALKAVVLAGGQGSRVGYQQKALLVYQGQPLLVPILERLRAQVAQVCISANQALDTYRSFEPKVFEDVTEGFLGPMEGMNSAWHALEGDWLVFVPCDNPHFPADLVDRLWQKQQDTGQHLVVAFDGERLQPLYCLMHRSLQASLAAAIAKGHLSVWRWIDENPHALADFSDVGAKAFQNLNTLALIEAGSVG, from the coding sequence ATGAAAGATGCGTTAAAAGCCGTGGTTTTGGCGGGTGGGCAAGGTAGTCGAGTGGGTTATCAGCAAAAAGCCTTGTTGGTCTATCAAGGACAACCCTTGTTAGTGCCGATTTTAGAGCGTTTGCGAGCGCAAGTTGCGCAGGTATGTATCAGTGCCAATCAAGCCTTAGACACCTATCGCAGTTTTGAACCCAAGGTATTTGAAGATGTGACCGAAGGTTTTTTAGGGCCCATGGAGGGGATGAATTCGGCATGGCATGCCCTTGAGGGGGATTGGTTGGTGTTTGTGCCTTGTGATAATCCGCATTTTCCGGCAGATTTGGTGGATAGACTTTGGCAAAAACAACAAGACACTGGGCAGCATTTGGTGGTGGCATTTGATGGCGAGCGTTTGCAGCCTTTGTATTGTTTAATGCACCGCTCACTGCAAGCCAGTTTAGCGGCTGCGATTGCTAAAGGGCATTTGAGTGTGTGGCGTTGGATAGATGAAAATCCGCATGCTTTAGCCGATTTTAGTGATGTGGGTGCCAAAGCCTTTCAAAACTTAAACACCTTGGCGTTGATTGAAGCGGGTTCAGTTGGGTAA
- a CDS encoding SIMPL domain-containing protein (The SIMPL domain is named for its presence in mouse protein SIMPL (signalling molecule that associates with mouse pelle-like kinase). Bacterial member BP26, from Brucella, was shown to assemble into a channel-like structure, while YggE from E. coli has been associated with resistance to oxidative stress.): MTFSRFCLLLICVFSMNAHAFETNQRNENRVSFSVTESAYFNNDQVTLTFRAYSQDLNPQVVANEINTQMQAAYAVLKRAPQIKVETSDYQIQPIYDKNQALTTWRGQQTLTLNMENQPGLVKIMAQIQPYLRYQNMEFGVSSAQRQLFIDDLTRKALDTFQKKAQLIAQGFQTQVYKIIETNIQSPHFPSPYLARNMMASDAVGNAPVMQAGQSQLSVTINGTLLLPN, from the coding sequence ATGACATTCAGCCGATTTTGCCTGTTGTTAATCTGCGTTTTCAGCATGAACGCCCATGCGTTTGAAACAAACCAACGCAATGAAAACCGTGTGTCTTTTTCCGTGACTGAAAGCGCCTACTTTAATAACGATCAAGTGACGCTTACATTTCGCGCCTATTCCCAAGATTTGAATCCGCAAGTGGTCGCCAATGAAATCAACACCCAAATGCAAGCTGCTTATGCGGTTTTAAAGCGTGCGCCGCAAATCAAAGTGGAAACCTCAGACTATCAAATTCAACCCATTTACGACAAAAATCAAGCCTTAACCACTTGGCGTGGCCAACAAACGCTCACTTTAAACATGGAAAATCAACCAGGCCTGGTTAAAATTATGGCGCAAATTCAACCTTATTTGCGTTATCAAAATATGGAGTTTGGTGTTTCCAGCGCACAACGCCAATTGTTTATTGATGACCTCACCCGTAAAGCCCTAGACACTTTTCAAAAGAAAGCACAGTTGATTGCGCAAGGTTTTCAAACCCAGGTGTATAAAATTATAGAAACCAATATTCAATCACCGCACTTTCCATCGCCCTATCTCGCGCGCAACATGATGGCGAGTGATGCGGTTGGCAATGCGCCAGTTATGCAAGCTGGACAAAGCCAACTGAGTGTGACCATCAATGGCACTTTATTATTGCCCAACTAA
- a CDS encoding MFS transporter — MSEKIQTTLPHETVMQPQEKQAAFAVAGIFATRMLGLFMIFPVFALFAEQEFKNITGFQIGLAMGIYGLTQALLQIPYGMLSDKYGRKPLIMVGMLVFMFGSVVCALADSIEMMIVGRAIQGMGAVAAVLMATVADTVTEPFRLRAMSIVGMTIGLSFTLSLVAGPLLSELVGVRGIFWVIAALAGVGMVLVMFAVPKIEGQRFQREAEADPAQFKAVLSNPQLLRLDLGVFVLHAMLTAMFVVVPMLIRDNAGMDSMHHWELYLPVMLLSFVLMVPFIIQAESKGRMKQMFVGAIAALVIVQLAMLNFAHGFWSIFLIMLLFFTAFNLLEASLPSLVVKLSPADKKGTASGVYSSSQFFGAAIGGALGGYFYQFYGFDGVFVFTTVLGAVWLFVAISMTQPLPLSIASVSYDAILAPEEMDSLTEKLLSYDGVYEVVILSNEQRIYFKIDRKVINEIGLIDYIHKGLSRE, encoded by the coding sequence ATGTCCGAAAAAATTCAAACCACCTTGCCACATGAAACCGTGATGCAACCTCAAGAAAAGCAAGCCGCCTTTGCTGTTGCGGGCATTTTTGCCACGCGTATGTTGGGCTTGTTTATGATTTTCCCGGTGTTTGCCTTGTTTGCTGAGCAAGAATTTAAAAACATTACTGGCTTTCAAATTGGTCTAGCGATGGGCATTTACGGGCTCACCCAAGCATTGCTGCAAATTCCTTATGGTATGTTGTCCGACAAGTATGGTCGCAAACCGCTCATTATGGTCGGTATGCTGGTGTTTATGTTTGGTTCGGTGGTCTGCGCCCTGGCAGATTCCATAGAAATGATGATAGTGGGGCGCGCCATTCAAGGCATGGGCGCGGTGGCCGCGGTGTTGATGGCAACGGTTGCGGATACGGTGACAGAACCTTTTAGGTTACGCGCCATGTCTATTGTGGGCATGACGATTGGCTTGTCTTTTACCTTGTCTTTGGTGGCAGGACCTTTGTTGTCCGAGCTTGTTGGGGTGCGTGGCATTTTTTGGGTGATTGCGGCTTTGGCTGGCGTGGGCATGGTGTTGGTGATGTTTGCCGTGCCCAAAATTGAAGGCCAGCGTTTTCAGCGCGAAGCCGAAGCCGACCCCGCCCAATTTAAAGCGGTGTTGTCTAATCCACAATTGTTGCGCTTAGATTTGGGGGTGTTTGTATTGCATGCCATGCTCACCGCCATGTTTGTGGTGGTGCCCATGCTGATTCGTGATAACGCAGGTATGGATTCGATGCATCATTGGGAATTATATTTGCCGGTGATGTTGTTGTCGTTTGTCTTAATGGTGCCGTTTATTATTCAAGCCGAAAGCAAAGGGCGCATGAAGCAAATGTTTGTGGGCGCGATTGCGGCTTTGGTGATAGTACAGTTGGCGATGCTAAATTTTGCCCATGGATTTTGGTCCATCTTTTTAATTATGTTGCTGTTTTTTACCGCGTTTAATTTATTAGAAGCTTCTTTACCCTCTTTGGTGGTTAAGTTGTCGCCAGCCGATAAAAAAGGCACGGCCAGTGGTGTTTATTCGTCGAGTCAGTTTTTTGGTGCAGCCATCGGTGGCGCATTGGGTGGCTATTTTTATCAGTTTTACGGTTTTGATGGCGTGTTTGTGTTTACCACGGTTTTGGGAGCGGTTTGGTTATTCGTAGCCATTAGCATGACTCAGCCTTTGCCCTTAAGCATTGCATCAGTGAGTTATGATGCCATTTTGGCGCCCGAAGAAATGGATAGTTTAACTGAAAAACTACTGTCTTATGACGGGGTTTATGAAGTCGTAATTTTATCCAATGAACAACGCATTTACTTTAAAATAGACCGCAAAGTTATTAATGAAATTGGCTTGATTGATTATATTCACAAGGGTTTGTCCCGAGAATAA
- a CDS encoding ATP-binding protein, which translates to MAKTSDKNALLTDFDYWESSFGSLQNLIELPKVRQARRRVNWLYFSAFFLGALTLALFVAGNALDSKVFFYFALFSGVVAFLVFWLAYHQSQQQMQVIEEVLRVAQCQQKALDNHAIVSMTNLQGRIVYANSRFIETSGYTKEELVGQTHSIINSGLHDKAFFATLWQTIGKGETWRGVVRNKAKNGTYYWVNSMVMPIFDLNGNKTHYISIRTEITRQKEVEEALGQALLDAQAASRTKSEFLANMSHEIRTPMNGVFGMLQLIREEPLSDKAKDFVDTAMASATSLLRIINDILDVSKIEAGKLTLEMRAFEWSLFVKRVLHPLQLQANAKGLNFTFDIDPCISPTLFGDETRLGQVLTNLVSNAVKFTEQGDVALTFKCLEHKDSDLILQVSVKDSGIGITPEQKALIFDAFSQADATITRKFGGTGLGLSITRSLVEMMGGSLWVESEYGKGSTFFFTTKLGIPKEHHLDSAALETEYEFSLSGVKILLVEDNVINQKIAVALLKRLNIGQIDVADDGLRGIETYQKAAESDQPYDLVLMDMQMPNMDGLEATQVIRSLEAERGWSSKPIIAITANVGEEDRQKCESVGMNGFVGKPFKKDDLYLEIARLLVIK; encoded by the coding sequence GTGGCAAAAACTTCTGACAAAAATGCGCTATTAACCGATTTTGATTATTGGGAGTCTTCGTTTGGCTCTTTGCAAAACTTAATTGAATTGCCCAAAGTCAGACAAGCGCGTCGCCGTGTCAATTGGTTATATTTTTCAGCTTTTTTCCTAGGTGCGCTAACACTGGCTCTGTTTGTGGCGGGCAATGCACTTGATTCCAAAGTATTTTTTTATTTTGCGCTGTTTTCTGGTGTGGTGGCGTTTTTAGTTTTCTGGCTGGCTTATCATCAAAGCCAGCAGCAAATGCAGGTGATTGAAGAAGTTTTGCGGGTGGCGCAATGCCAGCAAAAAGCCTTAGATAATCATGCCATTGTTTCTATGACCAATTTACAAGGTCGCATTGTGTATGCCAATAGCCGCTTTATAGAAACTTCGGGCTACACTAAAGAGGAGTTGGTTGGGCAAACCCACAGTATTATCAATTCTGGTCTGCATGATAAAGCCTTTTTTGCAACACTTTGGCAAACCATCGGTAAGGGTGAAACCTGGCGCGGTGTGGTGCGTAATAAAGCCAAAAATGGCACTTATTATTGGGTGAATTCTATGGTGATGCCCATTTTTGATCTCAATGGCAACAAAACGCACTATATTTCTATCCGCACCGAAATCACCCGCCAAAAAGAAGTTGAAGAAGCCCTAGGGCAAGCGCTGTTAGATGCGCAGGCCGCAAGCCGAACCAAAAGTGAGTTTTTGGCCAATATGAGCCATGAAATTCGTACCCCCATGAACGGGGTGTTTGGGATGTTACAGTTGATTCGCGAAGAACCCTTGTCGGATAAAGCCAAAGATTTTGTGGATACGGCCATGGCTTCGGCAACCAGTTTATTGCGAATTATTAATGACATTTTAGATGTATCCAAAATAGAAGCCGGCAAGTTGACCTTAGAAATGCGCGCTTTTGAGTGGTCTTTATTTGTTAAGCGCGTGTTACATCCGTTGCAGTTGCAAGCCAATGCGAAAGGCTTAAATTTTACCTTTGATATCGACCCCTGCATTTCCCCAACCCTTTTTGGCGATGAAACCCGCTTAGGTCAAGTCTTAACCAATTTGGTGAGTAATGCGGTTAAGTTTACCGAGCAGGGCGATGTGGCCTTAACCTTTAAGTGTTTAGAACACAAAGACAGCGATCTGATTTTGCAAGTCAGCGTGAAAGATTCTGGCATAGGCATAACGCCCGAACAAAAAGCGCTCATTTTTGACGCCTTTAGCCAAGCAGATGCCACCATTACCCGCAAATTTGGTGGTACAGGTTTAGGGTTGTCCATTACCCGCAGTTTGGTCGAAATGATGGGCGGTTCTTTGTGGGTAGAAAGCGAGTATGGCAAAGGCTCTACCTTTTTCTTCACCACAAAACTGGGCATTCCCAAAGAACACCATTTAGATTCTGCTGCACTTGAAACCGAATATGAGTTTTCATTGTCGGGCGTGAAAATTTTGTTGGTAGAAGACAATGTGATTAACCAAAAAATTGCAGTGGCTTTGTTAAAGCGTCTCAATATTGGTCAGATTGATGTGGCGGATGACGGTTTAAGAGGTATAGAAACCTATCAAAAAGCCGCCGAAAGCGACCAACCCTATGACTTGGTTTTAATGGATATGCAGATGCCCAATATGGATGGGCTTGAAGCAACTCAAGTGATTCGCAGCCTAGAGGCAGAGCGCGGTTGGTCGTCTAAACCGATTATTGCCATTACCGCAAATGTGGGGGAGGAAGACCGTCAAAAATGTGAGTCTGTCGGCATGAATGGCTTTGTAGGCAAGCCCTTTAAAAAAGACGATCTTTACCTAGAAATTGCACGGCTTCTGGTCATAAAATAA
- the ssb gene encoding single-stranded DNA-binding protein produces MARGVNKVILVGTLGRDPEVKYAANGNAIANLSIATSEQWNDRATGEKQEKTEWHRVVIFGKLADIAGQYLKKGSQVYLEGKLQTRKWQDQATGQDRYATEVVIDFNGQMQMLGGGGGRGDTAFDNGSQGGFAPQMNQAPQQPMGNMGNQGGYGQQAPMAAPQAPSYGGGQGGYGQQAPAQNNPSPMQRAPAYAPNDFDDDDVPF; encoded by the coding sequence ATGGCGCGTGGCGTAAATAAAGTGATTTTAGTGGGTACTTTGGGCAGAGATCCTGAAGTGAAATATGCGGCAAATGGCAATGCCATTGCCAATCTAAGTATTGCCACCAGTGAACAGTGGAACGACCGTGCCACGGGTGAAAAACAAGAAAAAACCGAATGGCACCGTGTGGTTATTTTTGGAAAACTGGCCGATATAGCCGGCCAATATTTAAAAAAAGGGTCGCAGGTTTATCTAGAAGGTAAATTGCAAACCCGCAAATGGCAAGATCAAGCCACAGGTCAAGACCGTTATGCAACCGAAGTGGTGATCGACTTTAACGGTCAAATGCAAATGTTGGGCGGTGGCGGTGGTCGCGGCGATACTGCTTTTGATAATGGTTCGCAAGGTGGCTTTGCCCCACAAATGAATCAAGCACCACAGCAACCCATGGGCAATATGGGCAATCAAGGTGGTTATGGTCAACAAGCACCTATGGCAGCGCCGCAAGCCCCGAGTTATGGTGGTGGGCAAGGTGGTTACGGACAACAAGCCCCTGCACAAAATAATCCATCTCCCATGCAAAGAGCTCCGGCTTATGCGCCCAATGACTTTGATGACGATGATGTTCCGTTTTGA
- a CDS encoding cation:proton antiporter has translation MFESAFVELSMLLAIAAVIGFIGVQLKQPLIVSFIAVGILVGPAVLGIVTLTDEINLLAHLGIAVLLFVVGLKLDLHIIRTMGVVALFTGLGQVIFTSVIGFLIGLALGFSSIGALYVAVALTFSSTIIIVKLLSDKRELDALHGRIAIGFLIVQDIVVVLAMIGLTAIGQSETSGNLGYEALMVLIKGAVLLVAVALLIRYVMPKLLAKLAHSSELLVLFAIAWAVLGASIGYMMGFSQEVGAFLAGITLASTHYRELIGARLVSLRDFLLLFFFISLGASLDLSTLGSQIWPALVFSIFVLVGNPLIVMVIMGYMGYRKRTGFLAGLTVAQISEFSLILAALGFSLGHIDQETVGLVTLVGLITISASTYMILYSHPLYLKLSPYLDIFERKVPYREENIDQVIERKPADVILFGLGRFGMVIAQNLQAQGKQVLAIDFNPQLVQETALHQVPIRYGDAEDPEFIQSLPLSEAQWVVSTMRDRHLNLALLRSLAESHYEGKVAVASSHLSEVEFLKQQGANLVLVPYQDAALEAVHRIMSFEETGASAEVKGS, from the coding sequence ATGTTTGAAAGTGCATTTGTTGAACTGAGTATGTTATTGGCCATTGCGGCTGTCATAGGTTTTATTGGGGTACAGCTTAAACAGCCTTTAATTGTTTCTTTTATTGCGGTGGGTATTTTGGTCGGGCCAGCGGTGCTTGGAATCGTGACGCTAACAGATGAAATCAACTTGTTAGCGCATTTGGGTATCGCAGTGCTGTTGTTTGTGGTGGGGTTAAAATTAGACCTCCATATTATACGCACCATGGGTGTTGTTGCCTTGTTTACGGGCTTGGGGCAGGTGATTTTTACCTCGGTCATTGGCTTTTTGATAGGCTTGGCTTTAGGGTTTTCATCCATAGGTGCGCTCTATGTTGCAGTGGCACTGACCTTTTCATCGACCATTATCATTGTTAAATTGCTCTCAGATAAACGCGAGCTCGATGCCTTGCATGGTCGAATTGCCATCGGTTTTTTGATTGTGCAGGACATAGTTGTGGTGTTGGCCATGATCGGCTTAACGGCAATTGGTCAGTCGGAGACTTCTGGCAATTTGGGTTATGAGGCTCTGATGGTCTTGATCAAAGGCGCGGTGTTATTGGTTGCGGTCGCCTTATTGATTAGATATGTGATGCCCAAATTACTCGCCAAATTGGCGCATTCTTCTGAGCTTTTGGTGTTGTTTGCCATCGCCTGGGCGGTTTTAGGTGCTTCAATAGGCTATATGATGGGCTTTAGTCAAGAAGTGGGCGCATTTTTAGCGGGTATTACCTTGGCATCAACCCATTATCGGGAGTTGATTGGTGCCAGATTGGTGAGCTTACGCGATTTTTTACTGCTCTTTTTCTTTATCAGTTTGGGTGCGAGCTTAGATTTAAGTACCTTGGGGTCGCAAATTTGGCCAGCTTTAGTCTTTTCTATTTTTGTGTTGGTCGGGAATCCTTTAATCGTGATGGTGATTATGGGCTATATGGGGTATCGCAAGCGCACCGGGTTTTTAGCAGGATTAACGGTGGCACAGATTTCTGAGTTTTCGCTTATTTTGGCAGCGCTTGGGTTTAGTTTGGGACACATCGATCAAGAAACCGTTGGCCTAGTCACTTTGGTTGGGCTCATTACCATTTCAGCCTCGACCTATATGATTTTATATTCTCACCCGCTTTATCTGAAATTATCGCCCTATTTGGATATCTTTGAGCGTAAGGTACCTTATCGTGAAGAGAATATTGATCAGGTGATAGAACGCAAGCCCGCCGATGTGATTTTATTTGGATTGGGACGATTTGGGATGGTGATTGCACAAAACTTGCAAGCGCAGGGGAAACAAGTACTCGCCATAGATTTTAATCCCCAATTGGTTCAAGAAACCGCCTTGCACCAAGTGCCTATTCGTTATGGGGATGCAGAAGACCCTGAATTTATCCAAAGCTTGCCCTTATCGGAAGCCCAATGGGTGGTGAGCACCATGCGAGATAGGCACTTAAATTTGGCGCTGTTGCGTTCACTGGCTGAATCGCATTATGAGGGTAAAGTGGCGGTGGCTTCCAGTCATTTGAGTGAAGTCGAATTTTTAAAGCAACAAGGTGCCAATCTAGTATTAGTGCCTTATCAAGATGCCGCTTTAGAAGCGGTGCATCGCATTATGAGTTTTGAAGAAACCGGTGCTTCAGCCGAAGTCAAAGGGAGTTAA
- a CDS encoding universal stress protein, with protein sequence MLKHILLVSQDPLQEAGLLDWAFHFAGQQQAKLTILSVLPEIDYSLLEWLKNIRPQDQQAQERLGRQQVFQSWLDQAQSLGLDCDLHIEFGKVYLKTVQLALQKSVDLVIKKIDTPAHAHASLFSSQDQHLLRKCPCPLLLYKAESSLPFNNILASIDVAVEGLDEETYNSNSDTDLNQNILALANHFAQATPNPLSVVHAWNVDGENLVRYWNVDLTSDDLERLNQHVWFGHHLALDRALAFLKQAQPNLKVITPKGEPEVVIPPLIVEAQIDLLVMGTLGRSGLSGVFIGNTAENLLESIQCSVLAIKPKGFISPIQP encoded by the coding sequence ATGTTAAAACATATTTTATTGGTTTCTCAAGACCCCTTGCAAGAGGCGGGTTTGTTGGATTGGGCATTTCACTTTGCAGGGCAACAGCAGGCAAAATTAACCATCTTAAGTGTACTGCCAGAGATAGATTATTCGTTATTGGAATGGCTAAAGAATATTCGCCCACAAGATCAGCAGGCGCAAGAAAGGCTGGGACGACAACAGGTGTTCCAATCATGGCTTGATCAAGCTCAGAGCCTAGGTTTGGATTGTGATTTGCATATTGAATTTGGCAAGGTTTATTTAAAAACCGTGCAGCTGGCGTTACAGAAATCGGTTGATTTGGTCATCAAAAAAATCGATACACCAGCGCATGCGCACGCCTCATTGTTTAGCAGTCAAGACCAACATTTACTGCGAAAATGCCCATGTCCTCTTTTATTGTATAAGGCCGAATCATCTTTGCCATTTAATAACATACTGGCCAGTATTGATGTGGCTGTTGAGGGGCTTGATGAAGAGACTTATAACTCGAACTCTGATACAGATTTAAATCAAAATATCCTAGCCTTGGCTAATCATTTTGCGCAAGCAACACCAAACCCCTTGTCGGTTGTTCATGCATGGAATGTGGATGGCGAAAACTTGGTGCGTTATTGGAATGTTGACCTCACCTCAGACGATTTAGAACGCCTGAATCAGCATGTTTGGTTTGGTCACCACTTAGCACTCGACAGAGCGTTAGCTTTTCTAAAGCAAGCGCAACCCAACTTAAAGGTGATTACCCCCAAAGGCGAGCCAGAAGTGGTGATTCCTCCTTTAATTGTCGAGGCACAAATCGATTTGTTGGTGATGGGAACCTTAGGGCGTTCAGGATTATCGGGCGTGTTTATTGGTAATACAGCAGAAAATTTATTAGAAAGTATTCAGTGTTCCGTATTGGCAATCAAACCCAAGGGATTTATTTCTCCAATTCAACCCTAA
- a CDS encoding L-lactate permease, with product MTLLQLFTASMPVLAVLVLLVVLRLPASRAMGLSLVLVAGLAWQVWGMLPQQIAASVLEGWVIASSILMIVFGAVLLLNTLKASGAVEAIRQGFTHISPDRRVQTVIVGWLFVAFLEGASGFGTPAAIVAPLLLALGFPALAAVVLALIADSAAVSYGAVGTPLVVGIYQGLNGATLAQVQTVAETAAFLDLWVASFLPLLMVMMLTRFFGANRSWREGLGAWKFALLGGFSFTLSALVVVHTLGPEFPAILAGLFGLAVTVLAAKKGWFLPKDTWLFASDYPIKTALGLNESVPGFEADAACKNDTSLGGVGCLLPTPPLQPSLSLLQAWMPYVLVAVVLILTRLDFLPFKSWLLSFSVEFNQLLSTDISTKLTPLYLPSSAFILVAVFTVFYHKVPFKETTLVWRDSLRVLLPTFVALMTAVPMVRVFLNSGINTMGLASMPIELAGLAADIFEHQWVFVAPLVGSLGSFVAGSATFSNMMFAEFQVSAAQAVNLPTHLALALQVLGANAGNMICVVNVVAAASVVHLTGKEGQIIRLTLLPMTFYILATGSIAWLLAQFL from the coding sequence ATGACCTTATTACAGTTGTTCACTGCCAGTATGCCTGTTTTGGCGGTGTTGGTTTTGTTGGTGGTGTTGCGATTGCCTGCCAGTCGAGCCATGGGGTTAAGTTTAGTTTTGGTGGCTGGGTTGGCTTGGCAGGTATGGGGCATGTTGCCCCAGCAAATTGCAGCCTCTGTTTTAGAAGGTTGGGTGATTGCTTCTTCTATTTTAATGATTGTATTTGGCGCAGTACTCTTACTCAATACCCTCAAAGCCAGTGGTGCGGTTGAAGCGATTCGCCAAGGATTTACCCATATTTCGCCCGATAGACGGGTGCAAACGGTGATTGTTGGCTGGTTGTTTGTGGCGTTTTTAGAAGGCGCCAGTGGCTTTGGTACGCCAGCGGCCATCGTAGCGCCTTTGTTGTTGGCTTTGGGGTTTCCCGCACTCGCAGCGGTTGTTTTGGCTTTGATTGCCGACAGCGCGGCGGTCTCTTATGGCGCAGTGGGTACGCCTTTGGTGGTGGGTATTTATCAAGGTTTAAATGGAGCAACCCTAGCGCAAGTGCAGACGGTGGCTGAGACAGCCGCCTTTTTAGATTTATGGGTGGCCAGTTTTTTACCTTTATTAATGGTGATGATGCTCACACGATTTTTTGGCGCAAATCGCTCGTGGCGTGAAGGCTTGGGAGCTTGGAAGTTTGCGTTGTTAGGCGGTTTTTCGTTTACCTTATCAGCGCTTGTGGTTGTGCATACTTTGGGGCCTGAGTTTCCAGCTATTTTAGCGGGGCTGTTTGGACTGGCGGTGACCGTTTTGGCGGCCAAAAAAGGTTGGTTTTTACCAAAAGACACTTGGCTGTTTGCGTCTGACTATCCAATAAAGACAGCTTTAGGCTTAAATGAAAGTGTGCCAGGCTTTGAGGCAGATGCGGCTTGCAAAAACGACACTTCATTGGGTGGGGTAGGGTGTTTGCTACCGACACCGCCTTTGCAACCCTCTTTAAGTTTGTTACAAGCTTGGATGCCCTATGTGTTAGTTGCCGTGGTTTTAATTTTAACGCGGCTTGATTTTTTGCCTTTTAAATCTTGGCTACTTTCTTTTTCGGTTGAATTTAATCAGCTGCTATCCACCGATATTTCTACCAAACTCACACCGCTGTATTTACCCAGCAGCGCCTTTATTTTAGTGGCGGTGTTTACGGTTTTTTATCACAAGGTACCTTTTAAAGAAACGACTCTGGTGTGGCGAGATTCGTTGCGTGTTTTATTGCCCACCTTTGTCGCCTTGATGACCGCAGTGCCGATGGTGAGGGTTTTCTTGAATTCAGGCATAAACACCATGGGTTTGGCCAGTATGCCGATAGAGTTAGCAGGGTTAGCAGCGGATATCTTTGAGCATCAATGGGTGTTTGTAGCGCCTTTAGTGGGGAGTTTAGGCAGTTTTGTGGCAGGATCGGCGACTTTTTCAAATATGATGTTTGCCGAATTTCAGGTGAGTGCCGCCCAGGCTGTCAACTTGCCGACTCATCTTGCCTTAGCGTTACAAGTGTTGGGTGCCAATGCGGGTAATATGATTTGCGTGGTAAATGTGGTGGCAGCGGCTTCGGTGGTTCATCTGACGGGCAAAGAAGGCCAAATTATCCGCTTAACGCTTTTGCCCATGACTTTTTATATTTTGGCAACAGGTTCCATTGCTTGGCTGTTGGCGCAGTTTTTGTGA